The Acidimicrobiales bacterium nucleotide sequence CCCCCCGCCCCCACCACCTCCGCCGGCACCGCCGCCCGACTCCGGCGCGCCACCCCCGACGCCCCCGCCGTCGCCGGCCGGCTGAACGCGGCGGCCCTACGTGGCGGCGGGTGCGCCGGGCCGAGTCGGCGACGACCGGTAGGCGGCCTGGATGACGGTGAGGGCGGCGATGGCGTCGTTGATGGTGGCGCCCCGGCCCGGCCGGCCGTCGATCGCCCCGACGACGTCGTCGAGCTCGGCCGCCCAGGAATCGTCGCCGCGAGGCCACTCCCACGACCGGGTGTCGGGCGGGCCCATCTGCGGCCGCATGTCGTAGCGGGTCAGCCGTTCGACCCCGTAGCTCCCGCCCAGGCCGCTGATCTCGACCTTGCCGGCCGAGTGGGCTACCTCGAAGGAGAACAGGTTCTTCCACTCGGTCCACGAGGCGTGGAGCCAGGCCGTGCCCCCGCCGCGCACTCGCAGGCACACGAAGGCGTTGTCCTCCACGGGCATCGACCAGAACGCCGAGGTCAGCTCGGCGAAGGCCAGGTCCACGTCGCCGACCAGGTAGCGGGTGAGGTCGATCAGGTGGATCCCCTGGTCCATCAGCTCGCCCCCGCCGGAGATGGCCGGGTCGGCCCGCCACTCGCGGTCGTATCCGGGCCGGCCGCCGTGGCCGTAGCGGGCCCGGACGTACAGGAGCGGGCCCCGGTCGGGCTCGCCCACCACGTCCCGGGCCTGCATCAGCGCCGGGTGGAACCGGTGGTTGAACCCGACCCGGACGATCACACCCCGTTGCTCCGCCGACCGGCGGACGGCCTCGAGCTCGTCCGGCCGGCACGCCCCCGGCTTCTCGATGAGCACGTGGCGGGCCTGGTCGACGGCCGCCGCGGCGAGCGGGGCGAGGTCGCGGTGCACCGTGGCGATCACCACCAGGCCCACGCCGTCCACCGCCATGGCCTCCGCCGCCGACTCGCACACCCGCGCCTGCCCACCGCAGCGGGCGGCGAGCTCCCGCGCCCGCTCGGGCCTCACGTCGTGGACGGCCACCAGCCCGGCGCCCGGGGGCATGGCCAGCGCCCGCTTGGTGCCGATGAGGCCGCACCCGATGACGGCGACGCCGAGCATCACGCCGGGAACGGCGGGAACGGTCCGCGGTCGGGGACCACCCCGTCGACGCGCAGGTGGTCCGTCCTCAACGCTCGACCTCCCGGTACAGGGCGTCGTCTATGCGTCGCAGCGTGAACAGGCTGCCGCCGGCGATGGCGTCGCGCCGTTCCTCGAGGGCGGCCACGCTGTCCCAGCGGGCGCTGAGCAGCCGGCCGCTGATCCAGCGGCCCCGGGCCGAGGCCAGGTACGCGACGAGGTCGAAGAAGGGCTCCAAGGGCGTGGACGCCAGGCGTTGGGCCACGGTGGTGTGGAAGAGGGCGCCCGCCCGTTCCGGCCCCGCGTCGAGGATCGGCTCGGTGAAGCGGGTCGCCACCGCTCCCGGCGCGATGGCGTTGACCGTGATCCCCGCCGGCGCCCACTCCCCGGCCAGCGCCTCGGTGAGCGCCACGACGGCCGCCTTCGACGCCACGTAGGCGCTCACGGCCTCGGCCATGCCCGGACCGCCGACGCCGCCGCCCGAAAGGTTCACGACCGCCCCGCCGCCCGACATGACCGGCGCCACGGCCGCGCACATGGCGGCGACGCCGCCGACGTTGACGGCGAGGGTCCGGCACCACTCGTCGCCGTCGGCGTCGGCCAGCGGGCCCACGGGCCCGAGCGAGGCGGCGTTGTTGACCAGGAGCGTGGGCGGTCCCAGCGCGGCGACCACGGTCCCGACGAACGCGGCAGCCGCCTCCCAGTCGCTG carries:
- a CDS encoding Gfo/Idh/MocA family oxidoreductase encodes the protein MLGVAVIGCGLIGTKRALAMPPGAGLVAVHDVRPERARELAARCGGQARVCESAAEAMAVDGVGLVVIATVHRDLAPLAAAAVDQARHVLIEKPGACRPDELEAVRRSAEQRGVIVRVGFNHRFHPALMQARDVVGEPDRGPLLYVRARYGHGGRPGYDREWRADPAISGGGELMDQGIHLIDLTRYLVGDVDLAFAELTSAFWSMPVEDNAFVCLRVRGGGTAWLHASWTEWKNLFSFEVAHSAGKVEISGLGGSYGVERLTRYDMRPQMGPPDTRSWEWPRGDDSWAAELDDVVGAIDGRPGRGATINDAIAALTVIQAAYRSSPTRPGAPAAT
- a CDS encoding SDR family oxidoreductase, whose amino-acid sequence is MTAGSLEGVVGIVTGGARGIGRATAEFLASGGASVAICARTRTELDETVDSIEANGAAAPVAAKVDVSDWEAAAAFVGTVVAALGPPTLLVNNAASLGPVGPLADADGDEWCRTLAVNVGGVAAMCAAVAPVMSGGGAVVNLSGGGVGGPGMAEAVSAYVASKAAVVALTEALAGEWAPAGITVNAIAPGAVATRFTEPILDAGPERAGALFHTTVAQRLASTPLEPFFDLVAYLASARGRWISGRLLSARWDSVAALEERRDAIAGGSLFTLRRIDDALYREVER